TCACAATCCTGACCCGGTCGCCTTTCGGGTCCGGCTCGCGCTGCAAATCCATGCTGAAATCGATCGCGCTCATGATGCCGTCGCCGAACTCTTCGTGGATCAAGGCTTTAAAAGTCGTGCCGTAGACGTTGACCAATTCGTAAAACCGATAGATCAGCGGGTCGGTCGGTACCGCGCTCGGCAGCGAGCCTTTGTAAGGCACCACTTGCAATTGCTCGACGGCTTCTGCCGGCAATTCCAGTAACGCGCCTATCGTCGCGGCCTGCTCGGCGGTCAAGGTCATCTGCTCCAACAGCGCGGCCGTGGTCCATTCCTTGCTCATGCCGATAGCCTCGGCCAGTTGCGGCCAGGTCAGTTGTTTGCGCAGTTTTTGCGCGATAACCAGTTCGGTGACTTCGTTACGGTTCATGTTGTGTGCTCCTGGGCTAGCGAATAGGCAATGGCCGGCCCGCCATGCTGCGGGCCGGATCGGGCTTAGTGGACGGCACGCTTCGGCGCAGTTCTGACGTGGGTCGAATACAAGGTCAGGCCGGTAAAGGCCAGACCGCCGACCAGATTGCCGAGTACGGTCGGAA
Above is a window of Methylomonas koyamae DNA encoding:
- the cynS gene encoding cyanase codes for the protein MNRNEVTELVIAQKLRKQLTWPQLAEAIGMSKEWTTAALLEQMTLTAEQAATIGALLELPAEAVEQLQVVPYKGSLPSAVPTDPLIYRFYELVNVYGTTFKALIHEEFGDGIMSAIDFSMDLQREPDPKGDRVRIVMSGKFLPYKSY